In the Malus domestica chromosome 16, GDT2T_hap1 genome, one interval contains:
- the LOC139192744 gene encoding uncharacterized protein, protein MPPRRDPRRAAEPNFPDITQLGAAMAQAFQANIRPPQRTPVETMYNLKLETFEGNEGYEGAEKWLDRIEQTFQVMQSQGNLPANRWVETTTWFLGREPAAWWINQSRHMAPERTAEWEVFKENFMKRFVPPEYIDRKKQEFTSLKQRNMSAHEYYRKFTDLSRYDSDLAGNQAEMLRRFKLGSKKKYRTFANALPCADYHEYFEILVRMEDSDNLPDSEDEEDKGNGQKKNEKGKGVSIPGPRQMQNFKKSGMSSSSSSGGFSATGPRRGGGRFGNGPRFSGQRGFSGAGNSGPPLCRRCNFRHHGECRRSSGACFTCGQTGHRAMYCPQNQQRPQQPVMPTSAPTQQNFNSGSYGQGGRGGAYHYQGDAAPYAPGQYHYSQDPYFQSGYSQDQGGYTSYPSMPASGSQWYHGGQPQQSGVAASSAGSFRPPAQTGQGRIPQGRGNQSGRGRGGRQPAQGRVNHISLQDAQNHPDLIMVMVDNVIMPANLVPLDIVDFDVTFVGERSGVRHGVISAIRAKKLLSKGCQGYLAHVVLNDVDSGSVEEVGVVRHYPDVFPDDLPGLPPDRDVEFSIDLLPDDLFDQLKGACVFSKIDLRSGYYQLKIKDEDVHKTAFRTRYGHYEFLVMPFGLTNAPAAFMRLMNEVFQEYLDKFVIVFIDDILLTRKDVKFEWDESCEQSFQQLKYCLTHAPVLVLPDDNGNFEIYSDASLNGLGCVLMQHSRVIAYASRQLKTHERNYPTHDLELAAIVFALKIWRHYLYGEKCKIFTDHKSLQYLFTQHDLNLRQRRWLELLSDYDCTIEYHPGRANVVADALSRKPQGRLNALYASRVSLLAELRSTGVELELEEQSEAFLASFQVKPVLIDRVLAAQSWDEEIQELINLRNEGKKKDLKIRGSDGMLMQENRMYVPNNEELKKEILDEAHCSAYAMHPGGTKMYHTTRPFYYWPGMKREIAEYVSRCIVCQQVKAERKRPFGRLQPLPVPQWKWENITMDFVYKLPRTQNGFDGIWVVVDRLTKSAHFIPVREKYSLNKLAQLFLSKIVKYHGVPVNIISDRDPRFTSKFWIAFQEALGTRLLYSTTYHPQTDGQSERTIQTLEDMLRSSVMQFEVGERILEGPEIVDETTQNIQVGSPPPEILPQNP, encoded by the exons atgccgcctcgtagagatccTCGCCGTGCTGCTGAGCCTAATTTCCCCGATATAACTCAGTTAGGGGCAGCAATGGCTCAAGCTTTTCAGGCTAATATCCGTCCTCCTCAGAGAACGCCCGTAGAGACGATGTATAATCTGAAATTGGAAACTTTTGAGGGAAATGAAGGTTATGAAGGGGCAGAAAAGTGGTTGGATCGAATTGAGCAGACCTTTCAAGTGATGCAAAGTCAGGGAAACCTGCCAGCTAATAGATGGGTGGAGACTACCACCTGGTTTTTGGGCCGTGAGCCAGCTGCGTGGTGGATAAATCAGTCGAGGCACATGGCACCTGAAAGGACAGCCGAATGGGAGGTatttaaggaaaattttatgaagagatttgtTCCTCCGGAATATATAGATCGCAAGAAACAGGAATTCACCAGTCTGAAGCAGAGAAATATGTCTGCACATGAGTACTACAGGAAGTTTACTGATTTATCCCGTTATGATTCTGATTTAGCGGGTAATCAAGCAGAAATGCTTCGTCGTTTCAAGCTAGGATCTAAGAAGAAGTACAGAACGTTTGCCAATGCACTTCCCTGTGCCGATTATCATGAGTATTTTGAGATTCTGGTCCGGATGGAAGACTCTGATAATCTTCCGGACAGTGAGGATGAAGAGGATAAGGGTAATGgtcagaagaaaaatgagaaaggtAAAGGTGTTTCCATTCCAGGACCTCGTCAGATgcagaatttcaagaaaagtggaaTGAGTTCGAGTTCTTCCAGTGGTGGATTTAGTGCCACAGGTCCGAGGAGAGGAGGTGGTAGGTTTGGTAATGGACCTAGATTTTCTGGTCAGAGAGGCTTTAGTGGTGCTGGTAATTCGGGTCCTCCGTTATGTCGCCGTTGTAATTTCcgacatcatggggaatgtaggAGAAGCAGTGGTGCATGCTTTACATGTGGTCAGACAGGACATAGAGCTATGTATTGTCCCcagaatcagcagaggccccaGCAGCCTGTTATGCCAACATCAGCACCGACTCAACAGAACTTTAATTCAGGCAGTTATGGCCAGGgtggtcgtggtggtgcttatcactatcagggtgatgctgCTCCTTATGCTCCGGGACAGTATCACTATTCCCAGGATCCTTATTTTCAGAGTGGATATTCTCAGGATCAAGGAGGTTATACTTCATATCCGTCTATGCCAGCTAGcggatctcagtggtatcaTGGGGGTCAGCCCCAACAGAGCGGAGTTGCTGCTAGTAGTGCAGGGTCGTTTAGGCCGCCTGCCCAGACAGGTCAAGGACGTATTCCTCAGGGACGAGGTAACCAGAGTGGCAGAGGTCGTGGAGGACGACAGCCAGCTCAGGGACGTGTTAACCACATCTcgctgcaagatgctcagaaccatccagacttgattatgg tgatggtagataaTGTCATTATGCCTGCTAATCTTGTCCCGTTAGACatcgtggattttgat gttacatttgtgggtgaaagaagtggggtgaggcatggtgttatttcagCCATAAGGGCAAAGAAATTGTTATCcaagggttgtcagggatacttggcacatgtggtgttaaatgatgttgatTCCGGTAGTGTGGAGGAAGTCGGAGTAGTCAGacactatcctgatgtatttccaGATGATTTACCTGGGTTGCCTCCAGATAGAGATGTGGAATTTtcgattgatttgcttccag atgatttgtttgatcagctcaagggtgcctgtgtgttttctaagatcGATTTGAGGTCTGGGTATTATCAattaaagattaaagatgaggatgttcataaaacagctttcaggactcgttatgggcattatgagtttttggtgatgccatttggattaacGAACGctcctgcagctttcatgagattgatgaatgaagtattccaggaatatcttgacaagtttgttattgtttttattgatgatatccTG ttaaccaggaaggatgttaagtttgaatgggatgaaagttgtgagcaaagtttccagcagttgaagtattgcCTTACTCATGCACCTGTGTTAGTACTTCCTGATGATAACGGTAACTTCGAGatctatagtgatgcttctttgaatggtttgggttgtgttttgatgcagcatagtagagtgattgcctatgcttctaggCAGTTGAAGACTCATGAAAGAAACTATCCgactcacgatcttgagttggcagctattgtgtttgctttgaagatttggagacattatctctatggcgagaaatgtaagatctttaccGATCATAAAAGCCTTCAGTACCTTttcactcagcatgatcttaatcttcgtcagagaAGATGGTTGGAATTgttaagtgattatgattgcacgattgagtaccatccgggtcgtgcaaatgtggtagctgatgctcTGAGTAGAAAACCTCAAGGGCGacttaatgctttgtatgcCAGTCGTGTTTCTCTTCTGGCAGAGTTGAGATCTACTGGAGTAGAGTTAGAATTGGAAGAGCAaagtgaagcttttcttgcCAGTTTTCAAGTCAAGCCAGTTTTAATTGATCGGGTGCTTGCAGCTCAATCGTgggatgaagaaattcaagaattgatcaatttaagaaatgaagggaagaagaaagatctcAAGATCCGAGGatcagatggtatgcttatgcaagagaacaggATGTATGTgcctaataatgaggaactgaagaaagaaatcttggatgaagcacattgttcggcttatgctatgcacccaggaggaactaaaatgtatcataccactCGACCATtctattattggccgggtatgaagagGGAGATTGCGgagtatgtgagtaggtgtattGTCTGCCAGCAGGTTAAGGCTGAAAGAAAGAGGCCGTTTGGAAGattgcaaccacttcccgttccccagtggaaatgggagaatataacgatggattttgtgtataagctgccacgtacacaaaatggttttgatggcatttgggtggttgtagatcgacttaccaaatcagcacattttattccagtaAGGGAGAAATACTCTTTAAATAAGTTGGCTCAGTTATTCCTATCGAAGATTGTAAAGTATCATGGTGtcccagtgaatattatttctgatcgagatccaagatttacttctaagttttggatagcttttcaAGAAGCTTTGGGTACTAGATTGCTTTACAGTACAACTTATCATCCACAGACAGATGGTCAGTCAGAGAGAACTATTCAGACActcgaggatatgttgagatcctcTGTGATgcaatttg aggttggtgaaagaataCTTGAgggcccagagattgtggatgagactactcagaatattcag GTGGGATCCCCACCTCCTGAAATCCTTCCCCAAAACCCGTAG
- the LOC114822027 gene encoding pectinesterase inhibitor 9-like, with protein MDEDPDLFSACQGTLDVGLTSAQSIVNYLSSIPREADPRAVVALNDCVEAFGTAAGRIRSSLKQMLLLSSPSSPSFRLEINNVLTWITGAIDDGDTCTEGFKEVVEGPLKTDISNRAEDYKKVTENALALVRTVAEKQAP; from the exons ATGGATGAGGATCCGGATCTTTTTT CTGCTTGCCAAGGAACTCTTGACGTCGGCCTAACCAGTGCCCAGAGTATCGTCAACTACTTATCCAGCATTCCCCGAGAAGCCGACCCGCGTGCCGTGGTCGCCCTTAACGACTGTGTCGAGGCCTTTGGCACCGCCGCTGGCCGCATTCGCAGCTCTCTTAAGCAGATGCTCCTGCTCAGCTCCCCCAGCTCCCCGTCCTTCAGGCTCGAGATAAATAACGTGCTGACGTGGATAACCGGTGCGATTGACGACGGGGATACCTGCACGGAGGGATTTAAGGAGGTGGTGGAGGGTCCGTTGAAGACCGACATATCCAATAGGGCGGAGGATTATAAAAAGGTTACTGAAAATGCGCTTGCACTGGTTCGTACAGTTGCCGAGAAGCAGGCGCCGTGA
- the LOC103430691 gene encoding pectinesterase-like yields the protein MEFNAYFLVFFSLLFMLQFSSCRITAPCSQTPYPQMCRHYINTNLLSTLDRHQRFAFRDLVLKVSMDQAIEAHQLVLSLNLNSLDADHNRAKGAWNDCLELYEDTVDKLNRSIGSTNALDVNTWLSASLTNQQTCQNGFKNLNIPSSHLQSFPNYVTLSTNLSKMLSNSLSIHKVSTSSSALHFSKQVRGRRRRLLSDAGFPEWVSAADRMLLQSISSGPNADMVVAQDGSGNYKSISEAVDAAYKLQGGATKRFVIHVKAGVYRENIEIKRTMKNIMFIGDGIDATIVTGNENVQDGSTTYRSATFGASGDGFIAQDMTFENTAGPQKYQAVALRSGSDHSVFYRCSFKGYQDTLYVYSQRQFYRDCDIYGTIDFIFGDATVVLQNCNIYARKPMNNQVNTVTAQSRTDPNENTGIVIHNSRITAAQDLRPVQGSFKTYLGRPWKKYSRTVIMNSNLDGLINPDGWFPWSGSFALSTLYYGEYMNSGSGAGTGGRVNWPGYRVITSAVEAGKFTVGNFLAGDSWIPGTGVPYTAGL from the exons ATGGAGTTCAatgcatattttcttgtgttCTTTTCTCTTCTATTCATGCTGCAGTTTAGTTCTTGTAGAATCACTGCACCATGCAGTCAAACCCCATACCCTCAAATGTGTCGCCATTACATTAATACTAACCTCTTATCAACCCTAGATCGTCACCAAAGGTTTGCATTTCGTGACTTGGTACTTAAAGTGTCCATGGACCAAGCCATTGAAGCTCATCAACTTGTCTTGTCCTTGAACTTGAACTCATTGGACGCTGACCATAATCGAGCCAAGGGGGCCTGGAATGACTGCTTGGAGCTCTACGAGGACACCGTTGACAAGCTCAACCGTTCGATCGGCTCCACCAATGCCCTTGATGTCAATACATGGTTGAGTGCATCGCTTACTAATCAACAGACATGCCAAAATGGTTTCAAAAACCTCAACATTCCTAGCTCTCATTTGCAGTCTTTCCCAAACTACGTCACGCTCTCAACCAACTTGTCCAAGATGCTTAGCAACTCACTATCAATACACAAGGTCTCAACTTCTTCATCAGCTCTACATTTTAGCAAACAAGTTCGTGGAAGACGACGGCGTTTGCTTTCGGATGCTGGGTTCCCAGAATGGGTTTCAGCCGCTGATCGAATGTTACTCCAATCGATAAGTAGCGGACCAAACGCTGATATGGTAGTAGCACAAGACGGGTCCGGGAATTACAAGTCAATTTCTGAAGCTGTGGATGCTGCGTACAAGCTACAGGGTGGGGCGACTAAAAGGTTTGTCATACACGTGAAGGCAGGAGTTTACAGAGAAAATATCGAGATTAAGAGGACAATGAAGAACATCATGTTCATTGGAGATGGTATTGATGCAACGATTGTCACAGGGAATGAAAATGTCCAAGATGGTTCAACTACATATCGCTCTGCCACATTTG GGGCTAGCGGCGATGGCTTTATTGCTCAAGACATGACATTCGAAAACACAGCCGGACCACAGAAATACCAAGCCGTGGCACTCCGCTCCGGCTCCGACCATTCAGTCTTCTACCGTTGCAGCTTCAAGGGTTACCAAGACACGTTATACGTGTATTCCCAACGCCAATTCTACCGCGACTGCGACATATACGGCACAATCGACTTCATCTTCGGCGACGCCACGGTTGTGCTCCAAAATTGCAACATCTACGCGAGGAAACCAATGAACAACCAAGTAAACACCGTGACAGCGCAGTCTAGGACCGACCCGAATGAAAACACAGGCATTGTTATTCATAATTCACGAATCACGGCTGCACAAGATTTGAGACCTGTACAAGGTTCGTTTAAGACGTACTTGGGTAGGCCGTGGAAAAAGTACTCTAGGACGGTAATTATGAACAGTAATCTTGATGGGTTGATCAATCCTGATGGTTGGTTTCCGTGGAGTGGAAGCTTTGCTCTCTCCACACTTTATTACGGGGAGTACATGAACTCCGGCTCTGGAGCTGGTACTGGAGGGAGGGTCAACTGGCCCGGTTATCGTGTTATAACGAGTGCGGTGGAGGCCGGGAAGTTTACGGTTGGGAACTTTTTGGCCGGGGATTCGTGGATTCCGGGGACCGGAGTTCCATATACAGCTGGTCTATGA